Part of the Rhizobium sp. WYJ-E13 genome is shown below.
CCGCATCTGCTTGCGGGTAACGAGGAAACATTCCGAGCCGCGCAGTGCAACCGCATCCAGAAGGCCGATATCGGCAGCGATCCTGCGCTTCAGGTCGTCGTCGACAACGTCAGCCGCGTTGTTCCGTGCCAGAATACGCGACCAGTAGGTGATCGAAAGGAAGATCGCCAGCGTCTGGCGTATTTGTCCCGGCCTGGTGACAATAGACCAGGTGGAGCCGAGCGGGCGTGCGGCAAGCGTGATGTCACGGTAACAGGCGTCGACCTTCTGCGACAGGACGATCAGCTCCGGCTGGCTCTTGGCGGCTGATACGGCTGAGAGCAGCTCCTTCAGCGCCTCGAACCATTTGGCGACCGCCGTGTCGAGCGCGCTGCGCGTGCGGGCTGGTAGCACGAGGAAGGCAACCAGCGTTCCCGCAGCCGCGCCAATCAAGGTTTCCTCCAGCCGCAGCTTCAGGAGATCGAAGGTCAGGACACCCATCATGCCATAGACGAGGCAGAGCACGATCGAGATGAAGAAGGTCATCGTCGCATAGGAAATCTGCAGGAAGTAGAAGGCGAGGAAGACGCAGACGAATGCAACCATCAGCGCAATCGCCAAATGCCCCGTGAGCAGTGTCGCGAGCACCAGGCCGAAGGCAATGCCGAACAGCGTGCCGATTGACCGCTGCAACGCTTTGATCGCGGTGTCACCGCGCGAATTGGTATTGGTGAAGACGAGGAAGGACGCGAGCACGGCCCAGAACCAGCGTTCGCGCGACAGGGCGAGCCCCAGCGTCATAGCAATCGCCGCTGCCAGCGTGATCTGCAGCGCCGAGCGCATCAGTGGGTTGGTCAACGAAAAATCGATGGTGGCAGGTGTGCTGGCCTCTTCAACCGAGGCGATCTCGGCAAAATCCGTCCTGCGCCCGGTATCGATCGTTTCGACGAGCTGCCGGCGTGCCGCTCCGAGCCAGAGGAGCGCCCGCGCCGTCTCGCCCTGCGGCTGGCCTTCCATATCGGCGACCGCCCTTTCCTGCGCAGACAGCACGGCCTTGTCATCCTCGATGACGGCACGGACGAGCATAAAGGACGGTGCGCTTTGATAGCTGAGCACGATGGCGCTTTCGGTCGCCAGATGCGCATCGAACAGCCGGATTGCCAGTTCCGCGGCCGGTGCGGAAGCGCCATCGAAAACGCCGCCCGGTGGGCGCGGAATGAAGCTCTCGGCCATCAGCACCACTTCCTTCAGCCGGTCTTCCAGTTGGCGCAGTTCCTGCCGGTCAGCCTCGTCGATCTTTCCATCTGCTGCAAGGGCACCGAGCTTAAAGAGGATCTGGTTGATGCGGCCCCGCACGCTCTCCAGTGACCGCAGCAGGTCGCGCCGCCAATTGTCGGGCAGAAGCACCGCCCTCACCCAATGGCTGACGAGCGCCGAGACAACAGGCCCTATCAAGACGACAGGCAATTCCCCGATCGTCGGGTGGAAGTAGGAGCCCATGAAATAGGAGGTGAAAGCGAACATGCCGATCGCAAAGCCGCGCGGGCCGTAGACGCGCGCGGATGAGGCGAGGAAGATCACCACGAGGAAGACGAAATCCGAGAGAACGCGTTGCGACTCCAAGGCCGCCGCAATACCGACGACGACAAGGCTTGCAAGACAGCCGAGCAGCCTGGTGATGAGCTGGCTCGCCGAGCCCTTATCGCGCACCGCGACTCCGCCTTCGATCGACAGCACGATGCCGAGACCATAGGACGCGGTCGGCAGCGGCACGATAAGCATATGGATCAAAAGCAGGATCGCGAAGGAGAACAGGATCGACAGCGTAACCCGCGTGCCCATGCGCAGGCGCGACAGCGCCGGGTCGTTGGCAAGCAGCCAGTCTCGGAACTCAAAGCCGGAAATCACCCTTGCCAGTCCTCATGCCCGCCGGATGCGGCAAACCAGAGAGCGAGATACCGCCGCCCCGGTAAAAATCAAATCAACCCGGTGTCACCAGAATGGTGATCACGGTGTCACCGTATGGCGTCACCAGGTGTCACTCGCCGTTGGCGATCTGCACCATGGCTTCCTTGAGCGAGATCGGTCCCTGGTCCTCTTCGCCCTGGACCATGATATCGTCGATGACGGATTTGCCGTTCTCCTCAATCACCTCGAAACGAACGGTTGTGAAGGCATCTCTGTTGGGTGCGCCTTCCATGCAGGTCGCCGCCTTGAACTTCGCCGTCACCTCTGTCGTGCCGTTGACCGGCTGGCCGCTTCCGATGGAGAGATCCTGCAGCGGGCAGGCATCCTGGCCATTGACGATCACATCATAGTCGAAGGGTGAAATGCCATCCTCGTCGGCCGCCGGATTCTTGGCGGCTGCTCTGTATTTGTCGCCGAAGTCCTTGCTGTAGAGACGGACGAGCCTGCTCTCTTCGAAAATATCGATCCAGTCGCTGGTGTCGCTCGCCCAGTTCTTCTTCGTATCATCAATGATTTCGTTGACCGGCGCAGTGGCATCGGCCGCAAGCGAAAGGCCAGGTGCCACAGACAGGGTGACAACGAGGCCGGCAAACAGAACGGCGATCTTCTTCATGGCAAAATGTCCGGGACTCGGGGGGCTTATGCCGGCGAGACTAGCCATTTTCCGGCACTTGGCAATGGCGGCAAAAACGCTACGTCCCTGCCCGTTCTGCTTTGCGTTCCCGGCTCACAATGCTATAGCGCTCCGGACCCACATCACCCACCCGGGACAACTGTCCCTCTCTTAAGCTTACGAGGCAGATACATGAAGAAGATCAAGGTCGCCAATCCCGTCGCCGATCTCGACGGCGATGAAATGACTCGCATCATTTGGCAGCTCATCAAGGATAAGCTGATCCATCCGTATCTCGACCTCGATATCGACTATTACGACCTCTCGGTCGAAAACCGCGATGCCACCAACGACCAGGTGACGGTCGATGCCGCCAACGCCATCAAGAAGTACGGCGTCGGCATCAAGTGCGCGACGATCACCCCGGACGAAGCCCGCGTGAAAGAATTCAACCTCAAGGAAATGTGGAAAAGCCCGAACGGCACGATCCGCAACATCCTCGGTGGCGTCATCTTCCGCGAGCCGATCATCTGCCGCAACGTTCCCCGCCTCGTTCCCGGCTGGACGCAGCCGATCGTCGTCGGTCGCCACGCTTTCGGCGACCAGTACCGCGCAACCGATTTCAAGTTCCCCGGCAAAGGCAAGCTGACGATCAAGTTCGTCGGCGAAGACGGTACGGTCATCGAGAAGGAAGTCTTCAACGCACCGGGCGCCGGCGTTGCCATGGCCATGTACAACCTCGATGAATCGATCCGCGAATTCGCCCGCGCCTCGATGATGTACGGCCTGATGCGCAAGTGGCCGGTCTACCTGTCCACCAAGAACACCATCCTCAAGGCCTATGACGGCCGCTTCAAGGACATCTTCGAAGAAGTCTACGAGACCGAATTCAAGGATCAGTTCAAGGAAGCCGGCATCACCTACGAACACCGCCTGATCGACGACATGGTCGCTTCCGCTCTCAAGTGGTCCGGCGGCTACGTCTGGGCCTGCAAGAACTATGACGGCGACGTCCAGTCCGACACGGTTGCCCAGGGCTTCGGCTCGCTCGGCCTGATGACCTCGGTTCTCCTGACGCCGGATGGCAAGACGGTTGAAGCCGAAGCCGCTCACGGCACGGTTACCCGCCACTACCGCCAGCACCAGAAGGGCCAGGAAACCTCGACGAACTCGATCGCTTCGATCTTCGCCTGGACCCGTGGCCTCGCGCACCGCGCCAAGCTCGACGACAATGCCGAGCTCGCCCGCTTCGCTTCCACACTGGAAAAGGTCTGCGTCGACACCGTCGAATCCGGCTTCATGACCAAGGATCTGGCCCTGCTCATCGGCCCGGATCAGCCGTGGCTTTCCACCACCGCTTTCCTCGACAAGATCGACCAGAACCTGCAGGCTGCAATGGCCTGAGCCCTATCAGGATAGAGATCGAAAGACCCGGCCATCGAGCCGGGTTTTTTGTTGTCGGTCAGTGCTTTTGGATACTAAATTAGCAACATCTTTAAAAAGTAAGCCTCGCGTAAGTTGCAAGGCCTATCAGAAACTCGCCTAGGCATGGAGGTTCTGATGGCCAAGAAGAGTTTTGTCCCCGAATTTCTGCAACTTGTAAGGCTGCTCGCGCGCCGCGAGGGTCAGGATATGATCGTCTTCTATCTCGATCTCGCGCTACTTGAGACCCAGACCCAGCACTATAATCAGCGTTTTCGCTCGCCTGCCGGTCTTGCGGCAACTGTAGAGGCGCCACCCTCGACCGAGGTCATTCCCCGCGCAGCCGTGAAGCCGCCGCCGGCGCCAAAGGTTGAAATCTCCCGCGCCAATGCTACGAAAAGAGCATGGGAGAGAGGAGTGCACGATGACCGAGGAAATCACCTTCTACACCAACCCGATGTCGCGCGGCCGGATAGCACGGTGGATGCTGGAAGAAACCGGCGTCCCATATCATACCGAAATCCTGACTTTCGGCGGAACGATGAAGGAGCCGGACTACCTGTCCGTCAACCCGATGGGCAAGGTGCCGGCGATCCGTCATGGGAAGACGATCGTGACGGAATGCGCGGCGATCTGTGCGTATCTTGCGGACACGTTTCCGCAGGCAAGGCTCGGCCCGCAGCCCGATGAACGCGCCGATTATTACCGCTGGATGTTCTTCGCCGCCGGGCCGCTGGAAGCGTCCGTTACGCTGAAGGCACTCGGCTTCGAAATCCCGCAGGAGCGACTGCGCATGGCAGGCTGCGGCTCTTTCGGCGATGTCATGGGCACGCTGGAAAAGGCGGTCTCGGCTGCCTCTCCCTATATCGCCGGCAAACGCTTCACCGCGGCTGACGTCTACGTCGGCTCGCATGTCGGCTGGGGTCTCGCCTTCGGCAGTATCGAAAAGCGCCAGGCCTTCGTCGATTATTTCGGCCGCCTTGCCGAGCGCGATGCCTATAAGCGGGCAACCGCGCTGGATGACGAGGCGGCGAAGGCCATGCAAGCCGCTTGAGCGTTGCGCTTAGACAAGCGGCATATAGATATCCGTCCGCAATTCGGTCGGCGCGACCTCGCACGGATTGTTGAGATATTCCTCGAACATGACGCGATCCCGGATCTGCCGGCCGGATGCCGGCAGCCATTGGGCGTAGAGCCATTGATAAGCCCTATACATATCGGCATAGGGACCTTTGTGGTGCAGCACGGCATAGTCGCCGCCTTCCACCATGCGCCGCTCCAGCGGTGCGCTGGCGGTCGTCTCTTCGCCGGCCGAGACACAGGCGACGGAGCGCAGATTTTCGGGCTGTACGAGATCGGGATCGTCGAGATAGACGCCGATCATCCGCATATCGGCTTTTGCGAGGCCGCGGGCATAGAGCGTGCCGAACAGCGTCTCGAAGGCCCTGCCGATCTCCATATAGGAGCCTGTATGGGGAACGCCGACCAGTTCGAGCGGCGGGACGGTTTTCAGGGTGACATCAAACATGGCTGTCGCCTTTCCGGAGGTTGAGGGTTCGAACTGCGTGTGGCTTCCCTCTTTCCGGTAGCGTGCCGGCGGCATGCCATAGACCGATTTGAAGATGCGGTTGAAGGATTGGAGATTGGGATAGCCTGATCGCTTCGCAATCTCGCTGACATCAAGATCCGTGCGAACGATATCGCCCGCCGCGCGATGCAGCCGCAACCGCTTGACGGTTGCCGCCAGCGTCTCGCCGTAAATCGCCCGATAGATCCGGTGCCAGTGGTAGCTCGACAGGCAGGCAATGTCGGCAAGCCGCTCCATATCCAGATCCTCATCCAGATGATCGTGGATATAAGCCGAGACCCGCCTCAGACGGTTCTCATAGAGCGCCCATGCCGTTTCACCCACCACGTCAAACCTCATGCAAAATCGATCGGCTACAGCAAAGCATAGCTCGATTTGACAAATCCTGCGCACTTGAACTGGCGGCGAATCCTGCGTAGACCGGAATTCCGGCTCGAACCCAAGAGGAAGACTGATGCCGGACTTTTCTACATTGATACTCTTTGCCGCCGCAGCGCTGGTGCTCACTGCGACGCCCGGTCCCGATATGCTGCTGATTGCCTCACGCAGCATCAGCCAGGGACGCGCCGCCGGATTTTTGACCTATGCCGGCATTGCTCTCGGCACCTATTGCCACGCGCTTGCCGCAGCTTTCGGGCTCTCGCAGCTCGTGGTGGCCGTGCCCGTCGCCTATGAAGCCGTACGCTGGGCCGGCTGCTGCTATCTGCTTTATCTTGCCTACAAGACGATCCGTTCGGAAAGCACCGCCTTTGCGCCCGCAGCCACGCTGAAGAAGCTGTCGGGTCGGCGCATCTTCTTTGCCGGTCTTGCCACCAATCTGCTCAATCCGAAAATGGCGCTCTTCGTCATGGCGCTCTTTCCGCAATTCGTGAATGCGGAGAGCGGCGTGATGACCGTACAGATGCTGGTGCTTGCAACTGTGCTGAACGGCGTCGGCCTCGTCGTGAATGGCGCCGTTATCCTGCTCGGCAGCCAGATCCGCTCACGCTTCGGCTCGATGCGCCGTTTCCCGAAACTGCCGCAATATATGCTGGCGACGGTCTTCACCGGGCTCGCCTGCCGTCTCGCGCTGCAGACCAGAAACTGACCGCCGCAGGCGCGCCGAAAACAAAACCGGCTGCGAAATCCATGATCTCGCAGCCGGTTTTCATTTCAAACAGTTCTCGGGTTCGGCGATTAGCCTGCGAGTGCCGCTGCAACAGCCTCAAGCGCCTCGTCGGCCTTGGCTCCGTCAGGGCCACCGGCTTGCGCCATGTCGGGACGGCCGCCGCCGCCCTTGCCGCCGAGCGCTGCAGAAGCGACACGCACCAGATCGACGGCGCTGAAACGATCCACGAGATCGGGCGTGACGGCAACGACAGCACTTGCCTTGCCATCCTCTGAAACGCCGATCAACGTCACGATGCCGGAGCCGATGCTGGACTTGCCGTCATCGGCGAGACCCTTCAAATCCTTCGGGTCGACGCCAGTCACGGCCTTGCCGAGGAACTTGACGCCGGCAACGTCGCGCACGGCATCGGCAGAACCGCCCTGCCCGCCGCCCATGGCGAGCTTGCGCTTGGCATCCGCCAGTTCCTTTTCGAGTTTGCGACGCTCGTCCATCAGCGCCTCGACACGGCCAAGAACTTCCGACGGCTGCACCTTCAGCGAGGCAGCGAGCGTCTTTACGCGATCGTCCTGCTCGGCCAGATATTCACGCGCCGATTCACCGGTAACCGCTTCGATACGGCGAACGCCGGCACCGACGGCGCTTTCGCCGAGGATGCGCACGAGGCCGATCTGGCCCGTCGCCGACACATGCGTGCCGCCACAGAGTTCGACCGAATAAGGCCTGTTGGCTTTGGCGCCATGCAGACCCGTTCCCATCGAAACGACACGCACTTCATCGCCGTATTTTTCGCCGAAGAGCGCCATGGCGCCTTCCGCAATGGCGTCGTCGACGCTCATCAGGCGGGTGGTGACAGGTGCATTCTGCAGAATGATCTCATTGGCCATCTCTTCGACGACTTTCAGTTCTTCTGCCGTCATCGGCTTCGGATGCGAAACGTCGAAGCGCAGGCGCTCGGGCGCGACCAGCGAGCCCTTTTGGGCAACATGGGTGCCGAGCACTTCGCGCAGCGCTTCATGCAGCAGGTGGGTTGCCGAGTGGTTGGCGCGCAGGCGCGAACGGCGGGCATGATCAACCGTCAGCACGACCGCATCGCCGTCCTTGAACGCGCCTTCGATGACAGTACCCAGATGCACGAACAGGCCCTCGCCCCTCTTCTGCGTATCTGAAATCTCGATCTTGCCGTGGTCGGACGAGATCACGCCGGTATCGCCCATCTGGCCGCCGGACTCACCGTAGAACGGCGTCTGGTTGACGACGATTTGAACCTTGTCGCCGGCCTTGGCTGCAGTCGAAATCGCGCCATCCTTGACGATCGCCTGCACCACGCCTTCAGCCGTTTCCGTGTCATAACCCAGGAATTCGGTCGCTCCGTGCTTTTCCTTGAGCTCGAACCAGACGGTTTCGGTTGCCTTCTCGCCGGAGCCGGCCCAGTGCGAGCGGGCTTCGGCTTTCTGGCGCTGCATCGCATCGGTGAAGCCGGAGATGTCGACGCCGATCTCGCGGGCGCGCAGCGCGTCCTGTGTCAGATCGAGCGGGAAGCCGTAGGTGTCGTAGAGCTTGAAGGCAGTCTCGCCGTCCAGCATGTCGCCCTTGCCGAGGTCCGTCGTCGCATCCGACAGCAGCGACAGGCCACGCTCCAGCGTCTTGCGGAAGCGGTTTTCCTCGAGCTTCAGCGTTTCGGAGATCAGCGCCTCGGCGCGCACCAGTTCCGGATAGGCGCGACCCATCTGCTGCACCAGAGTCGGCAGCAGCTTGTAGATCAGCGGTTCCGTGGCGCCGAGAAGCTGCGCATGGCGCATGGCGCGGCGCATGATACGGCGCAGCACGTAGCCGCGGCCCTCATTCGACGGCAGCACGCCATCGGCGATCAGGAAGGCCGACGAGCGAAGGTGGTCGGCGATGACGCGATGGCTTGCGGAACCTTCAGCCTTTACGCCCATCGTATCTTCGATGGCGCCGATCAGGGTGCGGAACAGGTCGGTGTCGAAGACGCTCTGGACGCCCTGCAGAACGGCGGCCATGCGCTCCAGACCCATGCCGGTATCGATAGACGGACGCGGCAGCGGGTTGCGCACGCCGGGCTCGGTCTGTTCGAACTGCATGAAGACGAGGTTCCAGAATTCCAGGAACCGGTCGCCATCTTCTTCCGGCGAGCCGGGAGGGCCGCCCCAGATATTCTCGCCCTGGTCGATGAAGATTTCCGAGCACGGACCGCAGGGGCCGGTATCGCCCATCTGCCAGAAATTGTCCGACGTCGGGATGCGGATGATCTTGTCGTCGGAGAAACCGGCGATCTTCTTCCAGAGCGTCGCAGCCTCTTCATCTTCGGAATAGACGGTTACCAGCAGGCGATTCTTCGGCAGGTCGAAACCTTCGGTGACGAGCTTCCAGGCAAGCTCGATCGCATTCTCCTTGAAATAGTCGCCGAAGGAGAAGTTGCCGAGCATTTCGAAGAAGGTCAGGTGGCGTGCGGTATAGCCGACATTGTCGAGGTCGTTATGCTTGCCGCCGGCGCGCACGCACTTCTGCGAGGTGGTCGCCGTCGAATAGGGACGCTTTTCGAGACCGGTGAAAACGTTCTTGAACTGCACCATGCCGGCATTGGTGAACATCAGCGTCGGATCGTTGCGCGGCACGAGCGGGCTCGATGGAACGATCTCGTGGCCGTTCTTCTTGAAGTAGTCGAGGAAGGTCGACCGGATATCGTTTACACCGCTCATTTCATGCCCTTCGATGCTGCCTGCAGGCAGGTAAAATTAAATCCATCGGCTTTTATCGTTCGACCTAGCCACTGTCCAGCAAACAAACAAAACCGGCCGCATTCTCGTTGGGGAATGCGGCCGGCAGGAAATCTGCTTCAACAGTAGAGGCGAAAATTACATATCGCCATCACCTGCATCGTCACCGGCGTCAGGTCCGCCATTCTGCAGGAAGCGGTCGGCGATCAGGCCGGCATTCTGGCGAAGCGCCGTTTCGATCTCGCGGGCGAGATCCGGATTGTCGCGCAGAAAAGTCTTGGCGTTTTCGCGGCCCTGGCCGAGGCGCTGGCTGTTGTAGGAGAACCAGGCGCCCGATTTCTCGACGATGCCGGCCTTGACGCCGAGATCGACGAGTTCGCCGGTCTTGGAGACGCCTTCGCCATACATGATGTCGAATTCGACCTGCTTGAAGGGAGGCGCCATCTTGTTCTTGACGACCTTGACGCGCGTCTGGTTGCCGATCACCTCTTCGCGTTCCTTGACCTGGCCGATGCGGCGGATGTCGAGACGGACGGAGGCGTAGAACTTGAGCGCGTTACCGCCGGTCGTCGTTTCCGGCGAACCGAACATGACGCCGATCTTCATGCGGATCTGGTTGATGAAGATCACCATCGTATTCGATTTGGAGATCGAAGCCGTCAGCTTGCGCAGCGCCTGGCTCATCAAACGGGCCTGCATGCCCGGCAGGTTGTCGCCCATTTCGCCTTCGATTTCGGCGCGCGGCGTCAGCGCTGCAACCGAGTCGACGACGAGCACGTCGATGGCGCCGGAGCGCACCAGCGTATCGGTGATTTCAAGCGCCTGTTCGCCGGTGTCCGGCTGGGAGATCAAAAGGTTCTGCAGGTCGACGCCGAGCTTGCGGGCATAGACCGGATCGAGCGCATGTTCGGCATCGACGAAGGCGCAGATGCCGCCCTTCTTCTGCGCTTCGGCAATGGTCTGCAGCGCGAGCGTCGTCTTACCGGAGCTTTCCGGACCGTAGATCTCGATGATACGACCCTTCGGCAGACCGCCGATGCCGAGAGCGATATCGAGGCTGAGCGAACCCGTGGAAACCGTTTCGATCTCGACGATGTTCTCGTTCGAGCCGAGTTTCATGATCGAGCCCTTGCCGAACGACCGCTCGATCTGTGAGAGTGCCGCTTCGAGCGCCTTGCTTTTGTCCACCGATTTGTCCTCTACGAGCCGCAATGAATTCTGAGACATTCGATCCACCTTTAGGTTATTGACGCTGCTCTAGCAATGTCGCCGCTGATGCGAAGTTTGTACCCGATTTGTTCTTATTTCGCAATGGGGTTGCAAATAATTGAAAGAAAAAGGTAAAACGGCCTGTGTTCTATTTTTGTTTTATCGATGCAAAGCAACGGCTTAATGCGTTTCGGCAAGTGAACGCGGCAGCTTTGCCCACCATTCGATTCGCCTGGGGAGTGCAGAAATGAGCCGCAAGATTCTCGTCCTCGGCGGCGCCCATATCGATCGCCGCGGCCGTATTGCCGGAGAGACGGCGCCTGGTGCCAGCAACCCCGGAACATGGTTCGAGGAACCGGGCGGCGGCGGCTTCAATGCGGCGCGTAATCTCGCCCGGCTCGGTTTCGACGTAACGATGATTTCGCCACGCGGCGGTGACCCGATCGGCGAGATGGTGAGCGAGGCGGCCGACTTTGCCGGCATCAACGACCGCCCCTTCGTGTTCCTCGATCGCAAGACGCCGAGCTATACGGCGATCATCGAGAGGGACGGCAACCTCGTCATCGCGCTGGCGGATATGGACCTCTACCGCTTCTTCGCGCCGCGGCGGCTCTCGATCCGCTGGGTGCGCGACGCCTTCGCCGCCACCGATTTCATCCTCTTCGATGCCAACCTGCCGGAGGAAACGGCAGTGGCGATCGTCGCAAAGGCAAAGGCACTCGGCAAGCCGGTCGCGGCAATCGCCATTTCGCCGGCCAAGGTCGTGCGCCTCCTGCCCTGCCTCGATGGCATCGACTATCTCTTCCTCAATGAGGCCGAGGCTGCGGCCCTTGTCGGTGACCGTCCGGAAGACGCGACCGCCTGGCCGTCCCTGCTCGGTGACATCGGCATTGGTGGTGCGGTCGTCACCCGCGGTCAGCGCGAACTCGTCGCCTTCAAGGATGGACGTGCGTTTGTCCTTCAGCCACCGATTTCGGACATTGTCGCCGATGTCACCGGCGCGGGAGATTCGCTGGCAGCCGGCACGCTCTCTGCGCTCATGCGTGGCCTGCCGCTCGAAGAGGCGGTCCGTCATGGCGCGGCGGCGGCAGCATTGACCGTGCAATCATCGCATGCCGTGAACGAAAATCTTTCGCCGGAACTGCTCCGAGACATGCTTTCGCTTGTCCCGGCGGCGAGAATTCTGCATTGAAGCCGCTAAATCGATAAACGGATACGGATCATGACCAAACCCATCTCGCCCCTGCTGCCGATCTCCTACTCGAAGGAAGTGGCCGCAGCCAAGCAGCGCGGCGCCCCGATCGTAGCGCTCGAATCGACCATCATCACCCATGGCATGCCCTATCCCGGCAATATCGAAATGGCGCGCAGCGTCGAAGCGATCATCCGCGACCAGGGTGCCGTTCCCGCGACCATCGCCGTTATCCACGGCACGCTGCATATCGGCCTCGAAGCTGCAGAGCTGGAGCAGCTCGCCCAGGCCAAGGACGTGATGAAGGTCTCGCGCGCCGATATCGCCTTCGCGATCGCCGAACGCCGCACCGGTGCGACCACCGTTGCCGCTACGATGATCGCGGCAGCTCGCGCCGGCATCAGGGTCTTCGCGACCGGCGGTATTGGCGGCGTGCATCGTGGCGCCGAAGAAACATTCGATATCTCCGCCGACCTCGAAGAGCTCGCCCGCACCGGCGTCATCGTCGTCTGCGCCGGCGCCAAGGCGATCCTCGATATTCCGAAGACGCTGGAAGTGCTGGAAACCCGCGGCGTGCCCGTCGTCACCTATGAAAGCGATGAATTCCCGGCCTTCTGGTCGCGCTCCTCAGGCATCCGCAGCCCTCTGACCCTGAACAGCCCGGCCGCGATCGCCAATTTCCAGACAACCCGCGAGCAGCTTGGCATCGAAGGCGGCATGCTGATCGCCAATCCTGTCCCGGAAGCCGACGAAATCGCCCGCGAGGAAATGGAGATCTATATCGAGCGCGCGCTCGACAGCGCCGAGCGCGACGAAATCACCGGCAAGGCGGTAACGCCTTACCTGCTGAGCACGATCTTCGACCTGACGGACGGCCAGAGCCTGAAGACCAATATTGCGCTTGTGGAGAACAATGCGCGGCTGGCGGCAGAGATTGCCGTGGCGCTTGGCGAGTGATTTTTGATGGGGCGGGCTGGTCCCGCCCTATTTTTGGGCTGTGCGTTTGGCCACTGCCTGCCGATAGGGTGTGCCCCACGGCACGGTCTCTCCGGTAACCGCCAGACGGTAATCTTCAGCTATCCAGCGTCTCTTTCACCACCACGGCCAGCTGCTTCAGCGAAAACGGCTTCGGCAGGAAGCCGAATTTGGCTTCCGGCGGCAG
Proteins encoded:
- a CDS encoding glutathione S-transferase family protein; the encoded protein is MTEEITFYTNPMSRGRIARWMLEETGVPYHTEILTFGGTMKEPDYLSVNPMGKVPAIRHGKTIVTECAAICAYLADTFPQARLGPQPDERADYYRWMFFAAGPLEASVTLKALGFEIPQERLRMAGCGSFGDVMGTLEKAVSAASPYIAGKRFTAADVYVGSHVGWGLAFGSIEKRQAFVDYFGRLAERDAYKRATALDDEAAKAMQAA
- a CDS encoding FUSC family protein, which codes for MISGFEFRDWLLANDPALSRLRMGTRVTLSILFSFAILLLIHMLIVPLPTASYGLGIVLSIEGGVAVRDKGSASQLITRLLGCLASLVVVGIAAALESQRVLSDFVFLVVIFLASSARVYGPRGFAIGMFAFTSYFMGSYFHPTIGELPVVLIGPVVSALVSHWVRAVLLPDNWRRDLLRSLESVRGRINQILFKLGALAADGKIDEADRQELRQLEDRLKEVVLMAESFIPRPPGGVFDGASAPAAELAIRLFDAHLATESAIVLSYQSAPSFMLVRAVIEDDKAVLSAQERAVADMEGQPQGETARALLWLGAARRQLVETIDTGRRTDFAEIASVEEASTPATIDFSLTNPLMRSALQITLAAAIAMTLGLALSRERWFWAVLASFLVFTNTNSRGDTAIKALQRSIGTLFGIAFGLVLATLLTGHLAIALMVAFVCVFLAFYFLQISYATMTFFISIVLCLVYGMMGVLTFDLLKLRLEETLIGAAAGTLVAFLVLPARTRSALDTAVAKWFEALKELLSAVSAAKSQPELIVLSQKVDACYRDITLAARPLGSTWSIVTRPGQIRQTLAIFLSITYWSRILARNNAADVVDDDLKRRIAADIGLLDAVALRGSECFLVTRKQMRPTGRHLPLWREGARLAVEMIGSTLERLYPAETQDLPFAAGKAIAPVNQE
- a CDS encoding GyrI-like domain-containing protein; its protein translation is MVGETAWALYENRLRRVSAYIHDHLDEDLDMERLADIACLSSYHWHRIYRAIYGETLAATVKRLRLHRAAGDIVRTDLDVSEIAKRSGYPNLQSFNRIFKSVYGMPPARYRKEGSHTQFEPSTSGKATAMFDVTLKTVPPLELVGVPHTGSYMEIGRAFETLFGTLYARGLAKADMRMIGVYLDDPDLVQPENLRSVACVSAGEETTASAPLERRMVEGGDYAVLHHKGPYADMYRAYQWLYAQWLPASGRQIRDRVMFEEYLNNPCEVAPTELRTDIYMPLV
- a CDS encoding NADP-dependent isocitrate dehydrogenase, whose translation is MKKIKVANPVADLDGDEMTRIIWQLIKDKLIHPYLDLDIDYYDLSVENRDATNDQVTVDAANAIKKYGVGIKCATITPDEARVKEFNLKEMWKSPNGTIRNILGGVIFREPIICRNVPRLVPGWTQPIVVGRHAFGDQYRATDFKFPGKGKLTIKFVGEDGTVIEKEVFNAPGAGVAMAMYNLDESIREFARASMMYGLMRKWPVYLSTKNTILKAYDGRFKDIFEEVYETEFKDQFKEAGITYEHRLIDDMVASALKWSGGYVWACKNYDGDVQSDTVAQGFGSLGLMTSVLLTPDGKTVEAEAAHGTVTRHYRQHQKGQETSTNSIASIFAWTRGLAHRAKLDDNAELARFASTLEKVCVDTVESGFMTKDLALLIGPDQPWLSTTAFLDKIDQNLQAAMA
- a CDS encoding LysE family translocator; its protein translation is MPDFSTLILFAAAALVLTATPGPDMLLIASRSISQGRAAGFLTYAGIALGTYCHALAAAFGLSQLVVAVPVAYEAVRWAGCCYLLYLAYKTIRSESTAFAPAATLKKLSGRRIFFAGLATNLLNPKMALFVMALFPQFVNAESGVMTVQMLVLATVLNGVGLVVNGAVILLGSQIRSRFGSMRRFPKLPQYMLATVFTGLACRLALQTRN
- the alaS gene encoding alanine--tRNA ligase, whose protein sequence is MSGVNDIRSTFLDYFKKNGHEIVPSSPLVPRNDPTLMFTNAGMVQFKNVFTGLEKRPYSTATTSQKCVRAGGKHNDLDNVGYTARHLTFFEMLGNFSFGDYFKENAIELAWKLVTEGFDLPKNRLLVTVYSEDEEAATLWKKIAGFSDDKIIRIPTSDNFWQMGDTGPCGPCSEIFIDQGENIWGGPPGSPEEDGDRFLEFWNLVFMQFEQTEPGVRNPLPRPSIDTGMGLERMAAVLQGVQSVFDTDLFRTLIGAIEDTMGVKAEGSASHRVIADHLRSSAFLIADGVLPSNEGRGYVLRRIMRRAMRHAQLLGATEPLIYKLLPTLVQQMGRAYPELVRAEALISETLKLEENRFRKTLERGLSLLSDATTDLGKGDMLDGETAFKLYDTYGFPLDLTQDALRAREIGVDISGFTDAMQRQKAEARSHWAGSGEKATETVWFELKEKHGATEFLGYDTETAEGVVQAIVKDGAISTAAKAGDKVQIVVNQTPFYGESGGQMGDTGVISSDHGKIEISDTQKRGEGLFVHLGTVIEGAFKDGDAVVLTVDHARRSRLRANHSATHLLHEALREVLGTHVAQKGSLVAPERLRFDVSHPKPMTAEELKVVEEMANEIILQNAPVTTRLMSVDDAIAEGAMALFGEKYGDEVRVVSMGTGLHGAKANRPYSVELCGGTHVSATGQIGLVRILGESAVGAGVRRIEAVTGESAREYLAEQDDRVKTLAASLKVQPSEVLGRVEALMDERRKLEKELADAKRKLAMGGGQGGSADAVRDVAGVKFLGKAVTGVDPKDLKGLADDGKSSIGSGIVTLIGVSEDGKASAVVAVTPDLVDRFSAVDLVRVASAALGGKGGGGRPDMAQAGGPDGAKADEALEAVAAALAG